AACAAACAAAGGGACCCCAAGATGGACGTTATCAAGATTGATATCAATCAGGAGCAGAACACCATTTCAGTGTACAACAATGGCTGTGGCATCCCCGTAGTGATGCATCAGgaagaaaaaatgtatgtcCCCACAATGATCTTTGGACATCTCTTGACATCTTCAAACTATAATGACGAGGAAGAAAAAGTGACAGGCGGTAGGAACGGCTATGGAGCCAAGCTATGCAACATATTCTCTACAAAGTTCACAGTCGAAACTGCTTCAAAACAATACAAGAAACACTTCAAACAGACTTGGGGTTCCAACATGACGAAAGCTTCAGAGCCAAAAATCAAGGAGTCCGGTAAAGATGACGATTTCACAAAAGTGACATTCAGTCCTGATTTAGCTAAATTCAAAATGGATAAATTGGAAGATGACATTGTTTTGTTGATGTCACGGAGAGCCTATGACGTCGCTGCCTCGACTGCAGGCGTCAAAGTATACTTGAATGGTGAAAGACTAaagataaataagtttaagGATTATATTGACTTGTATATTAAAGGTAAAGAGGATGAAAACGGACAGCCTTTGAAAGTTGTATATGAGAAGGTCAACGACCGCTGGGAGGTCGCTTTGACATTGTCTGATAGAGGTTTCCAACAAGTCTCGTTTGTGAACTCTATCGCTACAACAAAAGGCGGGAAACATGTAGATTCTGTGTCCGACCATATAGTTAAGAGTGTTCTAGAAGTTcttaagaagaaaaataagggAGGAGTTAATATTAAGCCATTTCAAGTTAAAAATCACATGTGGTTATTTATTAACTGTCTTATCGTGAACCCAACCTTTGATTCACAAACCAAAGAAAATATGACTCTCCAAGCGAAAAGTTTTGGATCGAAATGTAACTTCTCAGAGAAGTTTGTGACCGCAGTAACCAAGTCAGGATTGGTGGAATCTGTATTGACATGGGCCAAGTTTAAGGCTCAGAATGAACTGGTGAAGGCATCAGGGAAGAAACAGAGCAAACTTAAAGGGATTCCGAAACTGGAAGATGCGAACGACGCGGGGACGAGGAATGCTCATCTCTGCACGCTGATCCTCACTGAGGGAGACTCAGCTAAGACTTTGGCTGTGTCGGGGCTCAGTGTTGTGGGCCGAGACCATTACGGTGTCTTCCCACTGAAGGGCAAACCCCTAAATGTTAGAGATGCATCGCATAAACAGGTCTTAGAAAATGTGGAAATCAACAACTTGATAAAAATCCTTGGATTACAGTACAAAAAGAAGTACAACACAGTGGATGATTTAAAAACGTTAAGATACGGCAAATGCATGATCATGGCCGATCAGGATCAGGACGGCTCCCATATCAAAGGCTTGATCATCAATTTCATCCACCACAATTGGCCAGAGTTGCTCAAACTGCCGTTTTTAGAGGAATTTATAACCCCTATCGTAAAAGCTACAAAAAAAGACAAAGAGATATCATTCTACTCGTTGCCCGAGTTCGAGGAATGGAAGAGGGATACGGACAATCATCACACATATACTATCAAATACTACAAAGGTTTGGGTACCTCCACATCGAAGGAGGCGAAAGAATATTTTCAGAATATGGACAGGCATAGGATTAGATTTAAGTATAGCGGTCCAACAGACGACCATCACATTGAGTTGGCATTTTCTAAGAAAGGTGCCGACCAACGCAAAGAGTGGCTCACCAGTCACATGGACGAAGTGAAGAGGAGGAAGGAAATTGGTCTCCCGGAGAgatatttgtatacaaaagaaacaaaaactgTTTCATATTCGGATTTTGTCAATTTGGAGTTGGTTCTCTTCTCAAATGGCGATAATGTTAGGTGAGTTCATTTTTAATCTTGTTTCtacatgtatttataaaaccatttaatcttaaattaaatgactTTAGATATAATtggatataaaatatcttatacttttagattataaaaatgaaacagtattttttttatggttcGTTTTTCCCTGGTGGAGCAAATTCcatgttttttactttttttattttttattacgacaacattattatacattgatttaataagtctttttttatcaacaaaatCATAAGAAAATACTATGCGTTTCATTTTCATATCTAAACGTAttcaattttcatacattatCCTTAGGAGAATTACGTCCAACGATTTGTGTAATGAAATCACTTTGTCGCCTTGCGGTCGACCTAAATCACCTGAGCGGAGGTGATTTTTAAGTACACCGACTCAGTGGACTTAAATCACCTGGGTGATTTATTTAAGTGGAATAATTGGAATCGTCATTGACGTGTTGTGTGTCGGGCGGCGGCCGCAGGTCCATCCCGTCGATGGTCGACGGCCTGAAGCCGGGACAGCGCAAGGTCATCTTCACCTGCATCAAGCGCGGGGACAAGCGCGAGGTGAAGGTGGCGCAGCTGGCGGGCTCCGTGGCTGAGCACTCGGCCTACCATCACGGTGACTGCTTGTCTATGccattgtatttgttattaaatatactatcgttgagttagtattccgtaacacaagtctcgaactcactttggagctagctcaatctgtgtgatttgtcctatattattatatatatatatatattcattattacagcatattgattgatttttttaaacaaataaacctaTGTTTTATAGTTTTGGATATATCtatagatttttacaaaaagctAAGCTGCCACTAGAGGCTATATGTCCCTTAAGCCACGAATACACTAATGCACAATATATATCattctttccttttcattacaatttacatgagtcagatcgACTGTATGCTATTTCACTGACGTCAATGGTAACGCGTGAGACATAGTGATATTATGTTGCGCATCAAATGTTGCCCAGGTGTATTCGTAGCTGTAGTCATCTCattgttatattctacccgtatacctCCTAACAACTCGTCCACagtagtaacaaacaaacacatatacatacatacatcctcataaagTTTCGCATGAATAATAAACCAGTACGTGTAATCAGGCGAGCAATCCCTGGCCATGACGATCGTGAACCTGGCGCAGAACTACGTGGGCTCCAACAACGTCAACCTGCTGCAGCCGCGGGGCCAGTTCGGCACCAGGCTCTGCGGCGGCAAGGACTCCGCCAGCCCCCGTTACATCTTCACCCTTATGTCCCAGCTCACAAGGCTCATATTCCATCCGCACGACGACCCTCTTTTGGTGGTAAGGTTTTTTACTAAttgttatctatattataaaataacaagggTGATTGCTTCatcaacgcccagcctaaACTATAGAAGCTATAAACTTGTATCGCACAACACAAACGTGAAAATTGTGTAACGTCAAAAGTTAGACTCCTACAGTTAGAGAGAGACACATTTATTGTTGCATATTCCAACACTGACCACACGATCGCGTCCCCGCAGCACGAGTACGAAGACAACCAGAAGATCGAGCCGGTGCACTACGTGCCCATCCTGCCGCTGCTGCTGGTCAACGGCGCCGAGGGCATCGGCACCGGCTGGTCCACCAAGATACCCAACTACAACCCCAGGGACATCGTCCAGAATATCCTGTAAGTTGCTGagcttgttatttatttgtttatttcaaactagctGAGCtcctgggcttcgctcccgtgacaATTTCTTGTGAACCTTCACTTTAGTtgtaagttcactagtgtgtatgtaaGGTAGTCGTTGAATTCATGTCAGatgcgacttgaataaaagcaccagtgttaaaagaaatatttagatttttttacatattctgTCTATATTTGGTTACTTACGTTAATTCGATAAACAATATATGATATGTAAACTATATATACGCGCCTCTTTATGCCTATACTTAAGACCTGTTTTGATTGTAATCTGTTTGTGtatcaactaaataaatacataaataaatatatattatcagcCTACCCTTATTTCACTTTATATAGGGTCGAAACAGCATGTCAGTctaaatgtaaattgtatatatatatatatatatatatatatatagcataaCCTCAGTTTAGAATGATTCATTTTCTATGACAGACGAATGTTAGACGGCGAAGAGCCAAAACCGATGCACCCGTGGTACAAAAACTTCCGAGGCACCATTGAAGGCTTCGGAGACAAGTACGTGATCTCCGGAGAAGCTGCAGTGCTGCCCGGGGAGAAGATCGAGATCACGGAGCTGCCCATCGGCACCTGGACACAGAACTATAAGGAGAATGTGCTGGAGCCACTGCTGGGGACGGACAAAGTTAAGCCTGTCATATCGGAGTACAGGGTGAGTGTGATTTCTGTGGCATTTCTATATCCTAAacctaatattgtaaatgcgaatgtaagtttgttgtTACCTTTTtacactctatctactcaatcagtgaaatttttcatacatatagtttgaagtatggataaggacatagggtacctttcattccggaataaccgttcccgtgggaaaattacGCGCGCGAAGCCCGTTTTTCATCGGAGGCAAGTGGCCtaataattgttaaatatctatatgagtcatattagtata
This portion of the Plodia interpunctella isolate USDA-ARS_2022_Savannah chromosome 10, ilPloInte3.2, whole genome shotgun sequence genome encodes:
- the Top2 gene encoding DNA topoisomerase 2 isoform X1, with translation MADIKAMFNKMNQNGTGDAPAPKPKGNKNTIEKIYQKKSQLEHILLRPDTYIGSVERATENMWVFDKDKECMVQKELNFVPGLYKIYDEILVNAADNKQRDPKMDVIKIDINQEQNTISVYNNGCGIPVVMHQEEKMYVPTMIFGHLLTSSNYNDEEEKVTGGRNGYGAKLCNIFSTKFTVETASKQYKKHFKQTWGSNMTKASEPKIKESGKDDDFTKVTFSPDLAKFKMDKLEDDIVLLMSRRAYDVAASTAGVKVYLNGERLKINKFKDYIDLYIKGKEDENGQPLKVVYEKVNDRWEVALTLSDRGFQQVSFVNSIATTKGGKHVDSVSDHIVKSVLEVLKKKNKGGVNIKPFQVKNHMWLFINCLIVNPTFDSQTKENMTLQAKSFGSKCNFSEKFVTAVTKSGLVESVLTWAKFKAQNELVKASGKKQSKLKGIPKLEDANDAGTRNAHLCTLILTEGDSAKTLAVSGLSVVGRDHYGVFPLKGKPLNVRDASHKQVLENVEINNLIKILGLQYKKKYNTVDDLKTLRYGKCMIMADQDQDGSHIKGLIINFIHHNWPELLKLPFLEEFITPIVKATKKDKEISFYSLPEFEEWKRDTDNHHTYTIKYYKGLGTSTSKEAKEYFQNMDRHRIRFKYSGPTDDHHIELAFSKKGADQRKEWLTSHMDEVKRRKEIGLPERYLYTKETKTVSYSDFVNLELVLFSNGDNVRSIPSMVDGLKPGQRKVIFTCIKRGDKREVKVAQLAGSVAEHSAYHHGEQSLAMTIVNLAQNYVGSNNVNLLQPRGQFGTRLCGGKDSASPRYIFTLMSQLTRLIFHPHDDPLLVHEYEDNQKIEPVHYVPILPLLLVNGAEGIGTGWSTKIPNYNPRDIVQNILRMLDGEEPKPMHPWYKNFRGTIEGFGDKYVISGEAAVLPGEKIEITELPIGTWTQNYKENVLEPLLGTDKVKPVISEYREYNTDTTVRFVVTLLPGKLAEVEAEGIHKVFKLQTTISLTCMNAFDHLNCLNKYEKVEGILRSFFDLRLKYYARRKAWLEGQLQAEADKLSNQARFILDKCDRGLVVENKKRKAMVEELIKRGYAPDPIAEWKKRAAKMQGIEDCREEEAPDSEEEAEPEQDTGKPVDSEKAFQQLKEVKKFNYLLGMSMWMLTKEKKDELLKQRDQKLAELTALKAKTSSMLWREDLDAFLVKLGEVEELERREELGVSRNTNKALMERMKAANKKNRKSLMDIAPSESGRRVEPKISEDLIKRIQAAEKAKTRKEIKKEYDPDDPTGISPASGEKKPKGRVKKEKAEKPEKAEKDKDGLKQTKLAFKKEPKKKMTFSGSSSEDLSGSDADTAAAAAPAAPRERAPARRAAAKVQKYKDGEESSSESEPELLDNKLDDEAPRQLAMSDDEDEFHVHKNKNKRPAEMDSDCLFDSLIEDTKKEQNNHSHVISSDEDKVVESTQKKKPPPKKKPAEKEEKMEKPKKRPAKVISLDSDDDDSIFDSKKTKAKPANPRKKKKKNSSDSESDVSPAATPPQPRSNARARPQKKYNFSDGSGSDSD
- the Top2 gene encoding DNA topoisomerase 2 isoform X2, yielding MADIKAMFNKMNQNGTGDAPAPKPKGNKNTIEKIYQKKSQLEHILLRPDTYIGSVERATENMWVFDKDKECMVQKELNFVPGLYKIYDEILVNAADNKQRDPKMDVIKIDINQEQNTISVYNNGCGIPVVMHQEEKMYVPTMIFGHLLTSSNYNDEEEKVTGGRNGYGAKLCNIFSTKFTVETASKQYKKHFKQTWGSNMTKASEPKIKESGKDDDFTKVTFSPDLAKFKMDKLEDDIVLLMSRRAYDVAASTAGVKVYLNGERLKINKFKDYIDLYIKGKEDENGQPLKVVYEKVNDRWEVALTLSDRGFQQVSFVNSIATTKGGKHVDSVSDHIVKSVLEVLKKKNKGGVNIKPFQVKNHMWLFINCLIVNPTFDSQTKENMTLQAKSFGSKCNFSEKFVTAVTKSGLVESVLTWAKFKAQNELVKASGKKQSKLKGIPKLEDANDAGTRNAHLCTLILTEGDSAKTLAVSGLSVVGRDHYGVFPLKGKPLNVRDASHKQVLENVEINNLIKILGLQYKKKYNTVDDLKTLRYGKCMIMADQDQDGSHIKGLIINFIHHNWPELLKLPFLEEFITPIVKATKKDKEISFYSLPEFEEWKRDTDNHHTYTIKYYKGLGTSTSKEAKEYFQNMDRHRIRFKYSGPTDDHHIELAFSKKGADQRKEWLTSHMDEVKRRKEIGLPERYLYTKETKTVSYSDFVNLELVLFSNGDNVRSIPSMVDGLKPGQRKVIFTCIKRGDKREVKVAQLAGSVAEHSAYHHGEQSLAMTIVNLAQNYVGSNNVNLLQPRGQFGTRLCGGKDSASPRYIFTLMSQLTRLIFHPHDDPLLVHEYEDNQKIEPVHYVPILPLLLVNGAEGIGTGWSTKIPNYNPRDIVQNILRMLDGEEPKPMHPWYKNFRGTIEGFGDKYVISGEAAVLPGEKIEITELPIGTWTQNYKENVLEPLLGTDKVKPVISEYREYNTDTTVRFVVTLLPGKLAEVEAEGIHKVFKLQTTISLTCMNAFDHLNCLNKYEKVEGILRSFFDLRLKYYARRKAWLEGQLQAEADKLSNQARFILDKCDRGLVVENKKRKAMVEELIKRGYAPDPIAEWKKRAAKMQGIEDCREEEAPDSEEEAEPEQDTGKPVDSEKAFQQLKEVKKFNYLLGMSMWMLTKEKKDELLKQRDQKLAELTALKAKTSSMLWREDLDAFLVKLGEVEELERREELGVSRNTNKALMERMKAANKKNRKSLMDIAPSESGRRVEPKISEDLIKRIQAAEKAKTRKEIKKEYDPDDPTGISPASGEKKPKGRVKKEKAEKPEKAEKDKDGLKQTKLAFKKEPKKMTFSGSSSEDLSGSDADTAAAAAPAAPRERAPARRAAAKVQKYKDGEESSSESEPELLDNKLDDEAPRQLAMSDDEDEFHVHKNKNKRPAEMDSDCLFDSLIEDTKKEQNNHSHVISSDEDKVVESTQKKKPPPKKKPAEKEEKMEKPKKRPAKVISLDSDDDDSIFDSKKTKAKPANPRKKKKKNSSDSESDVSPAATPPQPRSNARARPQKKYNFSDGSGSDSD
- the Top2 gene encoding DNA topoisomerase 2 isoform X3, giving the protein MADIKAMFNKMNQNGTGDAPAPKPKGNKNTIEKIYQKKSQLEHILLRPDTYIGSVERATENMWVFDKDKECMVQKELNFVPGLYKIYDEILVNAADNKQRDPKMDVIKIDINQEQNTISVYNNGCGIPVVMHQEEKMYVPTMIFGHLLTSSNYNDEEEKVTGGRNGYGAKLCNIFSTKFTVETASKQYKKHFKQTWGSNMTKASEPKIKESGKDDDFTKVTFSPDLAKFKMDKLEDDIVLLMSRRAYDVAASTAGVKVYLNGERLKINKFKDYIDLYIKGKEDENGQPLKVVYEKVNDRWEVALTLSDRGFQQVSFVNSIATTKGGKHVDSVSDHIVKSVLEVLKKKNKGGVNIKPFQVKNHMWLFINCLIVNPTFDSQTKENMTLQAKSFGSKCNFSEKFVTAVTKSGLVESVLTWAKFKAQNELVKASGKKQSKLKGIPKLEDANDAGTRNAHLCTLILTEGDSAKTLAVSGLSVVGRDHYGVFPLKGKPLNVRDASHKQVLENVEINNLIKILGLQYKKKYNTVDDLKTLRYGKCMIMADQDQDGSHIKGLIINFIHHNWPELLKLPFLEEFITPIVKATKKDKEISFYSLPEFEEWKRDTDNHHTYTIKYYKGLGTSTSKEAKEYFQNMDRHRIRFKYSGPTDDHHIELAFSKKGADQRKEWLTSHMDEVKRRKEIGLPERYLYTKETKTVSYSDFVNLELVLFSNGDNVRSIPSMVDGLKPGQRKVIFTCIKRGDKREVKVAQLAGSVAEHSAYHHGEQSLAMTIVNLAQNYVGSNNVNLLQPRGQFGTRLCGGKDSASPRYIFTLMSQLTRLIFHPHDDPLLVHEYEDNQKIEPVHYVPILPLLLVNGAEGIGTGWSTKIPNYNPRDIVQNILRMLDGEEPKPMHPWYKNFRGTIEGFGDKYVISGEAAVLPGEKIEITELPIGTWTQNYKENVLEPLLGTDKVKPVISEYREYNTDTTVRFVVTLLPGKLAEVEAEGIHKVFKLQTTISLTCMNAFDHLNCLNKYEKVEGILRSFFDLRLKYYARRKAWLEGQLQAEADKLSNQARFILDKCDRGLVVENKKRKAMVEELIKRGYAPDPIAEWKKRAAKMQGIEDCREEEAPDSEEEAEPEQDTGKPVDSEKAFQQLKEVKKFNYLLGMSMWMLTKEKKDELLKQRDQKLAELTALKAKTSSMLWREDLDAFLVKLGEVEELERREELGVSRNTNKALAANKKNRKSLMDIAPSESGRRVEPKISEDLIKRIQAAEKAKTRKEIKKEYDPDDPTGISPASGEKKPKGRVKKEKAEKPEKAEKDKDGLKQTKLAFKKEPKKKMTFSGSSSEDLSGSDADTAAAAAPAAPRERAPARRAAAKVQKYKDGEESSSESEPELLDNKLDDEAPRQLAMSDDEDEFHVHKNKNKRPAEMDSDCLFDSLIEDTKKEQNNHSHVISSDEDKVVESTQKKKPPPKKKPAEKEEKMEKPKKRPAKVISLDSDDDDSIFDSKKTKAKPANPRKKKKKNSSDSESDVSPAATPPQPRSNARARPQKKYNFSDGSGSDSD